TACCACCGGAAACGTCTTGATGGTCGCGGCCTCGTCGTCGAAGTAGCCCAACGGAATTCGGCCCGTGCGGGCCACCCAGCCGACCTGCGGGTCGCCAGGTGCCAAGAATCGGGCGTAGTCCTCCGACAACACCAGCCCGCCGGACCGGATCGTGAAGGTGTCGGTCTGGGTGTCCTGCTTGCTGTGCCCGAAGCCCATGTTCCCGGTCTCCGAGGAGCCGTAGCCGTTGATCACGGTGATGTGCGGTAAGTATTCCAGCAGGGCCCGTTGGTGTTTGACATTGGTGGCCGCGCCACCGGTACCGATGGCGAACAGGCTAGACAGGTCGTAGTCGCGTCGCCCGAGTTCCTCGACGATCGGTGCAGCATAGGCGTCACCCACCATCGTCATCAGTCCCACTTTCTCGCGTTCGGCAATCGCCAGCACCGTGGCTGGGTCGAACCTCTGCCGGGTGTCGTAGAGAACGACGGTCTGCCCGTTCAGGATCGCCGAGAAGGCGGTCCACATGCCGGCGGCGTGCATCAGCGGAGACACCGCGAACCAGGGTGCTCCGGCGTTCTGCACGCGCTGATGGATCTCGGCGACTTCAGAGTGGTCGGCGCCGTTCATCGACGATACATAGATGTCGGCCTGCCGCCACAGCACCCCCTTCGGGCGCCCGGTCGTGCCGCCGGTGCAGATCATCAGCAAATCATCCGGTGACGGCGTGTGGGTATGATCGGAATTGCCTTGCGCCAAAGCATCTTCGAGTGTTACAGCGTCAGGTAGCTCAGGGAGGTCGCTACCGTCGTCGATCGAGATCAGCAGTCCGCTGCCCTCGCCGGGCAGCACGTCGGCGAACTTGGCGCCCAACGCACGATGGTAGATAACGCCGCGTGGCTTGACGTAGGCCAGCAGATCAGCGACCTCACGCGGGGTGTAGTAATGGTTGACGTTGACGGGTACTACCCGCGCCTTGAGGCAGGCGATCACCATGTCGGGATACAGGTCGTTGTGCATTATCAGCGCGACCCGGTCCTGTCCACACTCCCAGTTGGCCAACTGCTCGCGCTCGGTGTGAGCACCGAATCCCTTGGCCGCCAGGAAGTTCGCCAGTCGGCGGGTCCGGTCCGTGGACTGTGCGAAGGTGCTGCGCCGGGTACCGCAGACCGACATCAGCCGATCTGGCACCGCGTTAGCGACCGCGTCGAGGACCGCCCCGATCGTCCATTCGCCCATCGACTAAGCCGATACCGGCACGTTCACCCCGAGGAGATCAAGAGCGTTGTCGCGCATGACTTTATGAGTGTCTTCGGCACTGAACTCGGGGAATTGCGGGATGTCTGCCGTGAACGCCATCGGGTCGGCCAGCCCCTCCCCGTGCGGCCAGTCCGAGCCGAAGAGGATCTTGTCCACCCCGATCGTCTCGGCGAGTAGCTTCACATCGTCCTCGTAATACGGTGCGATCCAGACGTTGTTGCGTAACTGCGCGACCGGGTCCTCTTTGAAGTGGTAAGGCGCGGTGTTGGCGGCCTTCTTCAGCCGCTTGATCAACCGGTAGACAAAGTAAGAGCCGTTCTCGATGCTGGCGACCTTCAACTTCGGATGCCGGCTGAAGACCTGGTGCACGATCATCGATGCCATCGTGTCGTGGATCGCGCGGTCGTCGAGGAGTACCTGGTCCAATGGATCCTTCTTGCCGAACCCCTCGAAGGTGGCCTTGCCGCCCCACAGCGCGTTGATCGCCAGATATCCGCTGTCGCTGAGGTGGAAGCCCACCGGTACACCGGCTTCAGCTAGTCGCGCCCATACTGGGTCGTGCAGCGGGTCGCCCAGCGAGCGCGGTTTGACCACCCCGGGTACCGGGGCAGGTCGCACCAGCACAATTTTGGCGCCCCTACCGAGCACGAATTCGACTTCCTCAACTGCCTTTTCGGGATCAGCCAGCGAAATGATGGGCGCGGAGATGACCCGGTGGTCGGGGCGGTCGAAACCCCAGTCGTCGTCCAGCCATTCGTTGAAGGCGTGCACCGACGCCATCGTCGCGGGAATGTCGTGCTTGAGGGCCTCCTCCACACCGCAGGCGAAGGTGGGCAGCATGAACACCGTCTCGAGGTTCTGGGTGTCCATCACCTTCACCCGGGCATCCCGGTTCTGGTATTCGGGATGGTTCTCCAGGCGGTCCACCTTCATCAGTGAGGCCGGGTCGACGCCCTCGGGAATCTCGCCGCGGAACAACAGATCCAGGCATCCAGGCTCGATGATGGGATCGAAGGTCGGGTTTGGGATGAATTGGTTGATTCGTTCGCCGATGACCGCCCAGGTGCGTTTGCCATCGCGCAGCATCTGCACACCACGGCGCTTGAACTCTTTGGGCAGGTACCGGGTGAACGAGTCGATCGGTTCGTAGTAGTGGTTGTCGACGTCAATCGCTCGGTATTCCAACGTCGTCATGACGGACCTCCTCGCAATCTTGTGTCTCCGGGGCTGTCAAGGGCGGAAAATTCGGCGGCCGCTTCTGAAAGAATGCGGTGATGCCCTCGATGAAGTCGGGACGAGTCATCGATTCGTGCATCAGCTGCTCGGCCCTGACGCTGGTCTCCACGATGGGCAGACCGGCGTCGGCGTACAGCTGCTGCTTCATCACGGCTAGTGAGTTGGGCGCGCAGTTGCGGGCCACGTCGTCGGCGTAGGCCAGGGTGCGGTCCAGCAACTGCGCGCGTGGCACGACTTGTTTGACCAGACCCAGCGCGAGCGCCTCCTCGGCCAAAAAGGTGCGGCCGGATAGCAGCAGATCGGTGGCGGCGCCCCAACCAACCAGCCGCGGCAGGATCCAGGAGATGCCGTACTCGGCGACCAGTCCCCGCCGCGCGAACGAGGTGGTGAACTTGGCGCCGGCCGCCGCGAACCGGACATCGGACATCAACGCCAACGACAGGCCGATGCCGGCGACCGAGCCGTTGATCGCTGTGATCACCGGTTTGCGCAGCTGGGTCAGGAAGTATGGGTGTTTCTCGGCAACCAGGGAACGGACATCCGTCTCGCGGGCGGACTCGACGGTGGTAGACGAGATCGAACCCAGATCGCCCATGTCCGCGCCGACGCAGAAGGCGTCCCCATTGCCGGTCATCACGATAACGCGGACGTGTTTGTCGGCTTCGGCGGTTTCGACGTAGCGAAAGAAGCGATCCGTCATCCCCCCGCCCCAGGCGTTGCGGCGCTCCGGGCGGTTGAGGGTGATCACCGCCACGCCGGTGTCTGAGACGTCATAGAGCACCGGCTCGCTCGACGCGATCGGCCGCTCGGCGACCGCGCTGCCGTCGGTGGTCATCGGGGCTGTCCCTTCGTAATACGGCAACCATCGAAGGATGACCGGGTAGTACATACTGTATACCTATCGGTACTGCTTTCTGCAATGTGGCCCTCCGGTGTCGATGACCCCCCTGATGCCTTCTCAGACCGGCAGTCGTGTCGGCTCCAATACTCTTTCCAGAAAGGCGATCTGGTCGTTGGACGCTTGCCCGAACCAGTCGTGCCCGGGCCACACGTCGAAGTGATCGCACGGGTAGTGATGCACCTGCGCTCGCCCGTGTACGGCAGTCTTGGCTATCGACCATGCCGGCACGAACCGGTCGAAGTCGGCGATCTGGATCAACAGTGCAGCCCGCAGATTCTTCGCGGCCGCTTTGGTCTTGATCTTGGCGAGTTCAAGTCCGACCGCGGAATCCACTTCGTTGCGCCACGACGGACCGGCGATTGACAAGTAGTTTTCATAGGCCCCGTCCAGTGACAGCGCGCCATGTTCACCGGGGCGGGAGGCAAGTTTCATCAACACTGGTTTACGT
The nucleotide sequence above comes from Mycobacterium vicinigordonae. Encoded proteins:
- a CDS encoding enoyl-CoA hydratase; its protein translation is MTTDGSAVAERPIASSEPVLYDVSDTGVAVITLNRPERRNAWGGGMTDRFFRYVETAEADKHVRVIVMTGNGDAFCVGADMGDLGSISSTTVESARETDVRSLVAEKHPYFLTQLRKPVITAINGSVAGIGLSLALMSDVRFAAAGAKFTTSFARRGLVAEYGISWILPRLVGWGAATDLLLSGRTFLAEEALALGLVKQVVPRAQLLDRTLAYADDVARNCAPNSLAVMKQQLYADAGLPIVETSVRAEQLMHESMTRPDFIEGITAFFQKRPPNFPPLTAPETQDCEEVRHDDVGIPSD
- a CDS encoding acyl-CoA synthetase — encoded protein: MGEWTIGAVLDAVANAVPDRLMSVCGTRRSTFAQSTDRTRRLANFLAAKGFGAHTEREQLANWECGQDRVALIMHNDLYPDMVIACLKARVVPVNVNHYYTPREVADLLAYVKPRGVIYHRALGAKFADVLPGEGSGLLISIDDGSDLPELPDAVTLEDALAQGNSDHTHTPSPDDLLMICTGGTTGRPKGVLWRQADIYVSSMNGADHSEVAEIHQRVQNAGAPWFAVSPLMHAAGMWTAFSAILNGQTVVLYDTRQRFDPATVLAIAEREKVGLMTMVGDAYAAPIVEELGRRDYDLSSLFAIGTGGAATNVKHQRALLEYLPHITVINGYGSSETGNMGFGHSKQDTQTDTFTIRSGGLVLSEDYARFLAPGDPQVGWVARTGRIPLGYFDDEAATIKTFPVVEGQRVVISGDRAAVDADGALRLYGRDSLVVNTGGEKVFVEEVEEVLRAHPAIADALVVGRDSERWGQEVVALVEVRDGADTAGDSLREHCNAQLARFKTPKAYIVVDKVRRLGNGKADYRWAREQAMNTARIHR
- a CDS encoding amidohydrolase family protein, which gives rise to MTTLEYRAIDVDNHYYEPIDSFTRYLPKEFKRRGVQMLRDGKRTWAVIGERINQFIPNPTFDPIIEPGCLDLLFRGEIPEGVDPASLMKVDRLENHPEYQNRDARVKVMDTQNLETVFMLPTFACGVEEALKHDIPATMASVHAFNEWLDDDWGFDRPDHRVISAPIISLADPEKAVEEVEFVLGRGAKIVLVRPAPVPGVVKPRSLGDPLHDPVWARLAEAGVPVGFHLSDSGYLAINALWGGKATFEGFGKKDPLDQVLLDDRAIHDTMASMIVHQVFSRHPKLKVASIENGSYFVYRLIKRLKKAANTAPYHFKEDPVAQLRNNVWIAPYYEDDVKLLAETIGVDKILFGSDWPHGEGLADPMAFTADIPQFPEFSAEDTHKVMRDNALDLLGVNVPVSA